In one Macaca fascicularis isolate 582-1 chromosome 6, T2T-MFA8v1.1 genomic region, the following are encoded:
- the NDUFS4 gene encoding NADH dehydrogenase [ubiquinone] iron-sulfur protein 4, mitochondrial isoform X12, whose product MSGSSKQPALGGTLAETNRARTHPLPQGQHQTIHEDITTLTGVPEEHIKTRKVRIFVPARNNMQSGVNNTKKWKMEFDTRERWENPLMGWASTMEL is encoded by the exons aTGTCAGGCTCTtctaaacaaccagctcttggaGGAACTCTTGCAgaaactaatagagcaagaactcacccATTACCACAAGGACAGCACCAGACCATTCATGAG GATATCACTACTTTAACTGGCGTTCCAGAAGagcatataaaaactagaaaagtcAGGATCTTTGTTCCTGCTCGCAATAACATGCAGTCTGGAGtaaacaacacaaagaaatggaagatggagtttgaTACCAGGGAGCGATGGGAAAATCCTTTGATGGGTTGGGCATCAAC